The Kluyvera intermedia genome window below encodes:
- the ecpD gene encoding fimbrial adhesin EcpD gives MRAKWYVVVMMLLSMAYLTCARAAVTKTNWPNASAMQFVLVDNNNDDNYFVTPGGALDPRLTGGSAWTGLKYTGSGTIYQQSLGYIDNGYNTGLHANWKYDMWLEDAPMSHPLTGLRCINWYGGCNMTTSLIEPQTTDAKGFYGATVTPGGAKWMHGMMSDSFYQYLRQMQVGSSFSMVINGCQTSVNYDSTSGARCIDQASGTWYTRRVTHTKAANLKLIDTHTLNEVFINSDGVPTLGEGSSNCKPQTIGSRVGISCKMVNYTLQHNGLSNTSIHIFPAVSNNALSSAIGSYDMQFSLNGNSWKPVNGTAQYYNFNDMKSSDSIYLFFSSNFFKKMVEQGISDINTQDLFNFRFQNITSPESGWYEFSTSNALIIKPRDFSISIVSDEYTMTPHHEGGVGSGKPSLDFGYIVTTSGKTAADEVLVKVTGPVQTIAGRSYCIFSSADNTTRVPFPAILSFITQDGVAKTFDTGCDDSWRDLTDALWLSTPWNDISGDTGLMNKATVKLSIPMNDGISLKTVDGEDWFGDVSASGEIRVQATWRNVN, from the coding sequence ATGCGAGCTAAATGGTATGTCGTGGTGATGATGTTGCTCTCAATGGCGTATTTGACGTGCGCTCGGGCGGCGGTAACTAAAACCAACTGGCCTAATGCTTCTGCCATGCAGTTTGTTTTAGTTGATAACAATAATGATGACAACTATTTTGTCACCCCGGGTGGGGCTTTAGACCCGCGCCTGACCGGCGGCAGCGCGTGGACGGGATTAAAATATACCGGCTCGGGTACGATTTACCAGCAAAGCCTGGGCTATATCGATAATGGTTATAATACCGGGCTCCATGCTAACTGGAAATATGATATGTGGCTTGAGGATGCGCCAATGTCGCATCCGCTAACCGGCTTACGATGTATCAACTGGTATGGCGGCTGTAATATGACGACCAGTCTTATCGAACCACAAACAACCGATGCAAAGGGTTTTTACGGCGCAACGGTGACACCCGGCGGGGCAAAATGGATGCATGGAATGATGTCGGATTCGTTCTATCAGTATCTCCGGCAGATGCAGGTTGGCAGTAGTTTCTCCATGGTTATCAACGGATGTCAGACATCTGTGAATTACGACAGTACCAGCGGTGCCCGTTGCATCGATCAGGCGTCAGGGACTTGGTATACCCGACGGGTCACGCACACCAAAGCGGCTAATTTAAAACTGATTGATACCCATACCTTAAATGAAGTTTTTATTAATTCCGACGGTGTTCCTACGCTTGGCGAAGGCAGTTCAAACTGTAAACCACAAACCATCGGTTCCCGCGTAGGGATAAGCTGTAAAATGGTTAATTATACGCTGCAACATAATGGGTTAAGTAATACCTCGATTCATATTTTTCCCGCTGTCAGTAACAACGCATTATCTTCTGCGATTGGCAGTTATGATATGCAGTTTAGTCTTAATGGTAATAGCTGGAAGCCCGTCAACGGTACCGCGCAATATTATAACTTTAACGATATGAAAAGCTCCGATTCCATTTATCTATTCTTCTCAAGTAATTTCTTTAAGAAAATGGTCGAGCAGGGCATCAGCGACATTAATACGCAAGATCTCTTTAACTTTCGCTTCCAAAACATCACGTCGCCAGAGTCTGGATGGTACGAATTTTCTACATCGAATGCGCTGATAATTAAACCCCGCGATTTCAGTATCAGTATTGTCTCGGATGAATATACCATGACGCCGCATCATGAAGGGGGAGTTGGCTCCGGGAAACCGTCTCTTGATTTTGGCTATATCGTGACAACCAGTGGGAAAACGGCGGCAGACGAAGTACTGGTGAAGGTTACCGGTCCCGTTCAGACAATTGCTGGCCGCTCATACTGTATTTTCAGCTCAGCGGATAATACGACGAGGGTACCTTTCCCGGCCATCCTCTCCTTTATTACCCAGGATGGTGTAGCTAAAACCTTTGATACTGGATGTGATGATAGCTGGCGAGATCTGACCGATGCCCTTTGGCTCAGTACGCCCTGGAATGATATTTCGGGGGATACTGGCTTGATGAATAAAGCTACCGTAAAACTTTCGATTCCGATGAATGATGGTATCTCTCTGAAAACCGTTGATGGCGAGGATTGGTTTGGCGATGTCAGTGCATCAGGTGAAATTCGTGTTCAGGCGACGTGGCGAAATGTTAATTAA
- a CDS encoding CS1-pili formation C-terminal domain-containing protein, whose protein sequence is MFFRWNSPVFSTLLTSGTAFVFASLSANAAIEKVPQIGGVIIPGAFSQALQDGMSIPLFIHLEGSNNAQSDSRLGSAFIWLDKGSLRIRQIQLEENDNNATVSASTRKMLASLENVSFDDALRINVTSDALLQLSLRQLLLQLVVKKEALGTVLRSRSEDIGQSSVSSVSSSLNYNLGIYNNQMRNAQSTTSSYLSLNDVLSLREHHVVLDGSLYGIGTGQQDRELYKAMYERDFAGHRFAGGMLDTWNLQSLGPMTAVSAGKIYGASWGNQASSTVFDNSQSATPIIAFLPAAGEVHLSRDGRLLSVQNFTMGNHEVDTRGLSYGIYDVDVEVVVNGRVVSKHTQRVNKLFSRGRGAGAPVAWQIWGGSFHMDSWSESGKKTRPAKESWLAGVSGSGALATFSWAATGYGYDNNAIGETRMTLPLTEAVSVNLQNMLASDNSWSSISSVSATLPGGFSSIWLNQEKTLIGDKLRRSSTDNRSIGGTLNLNPLWSKLGTLSVSYNDDRRNQSHYYTADYYQTIYSGKLGSLGVRAGIQRFNNGDRNSNAGKYIALDFSLPLGNWFSTGMTHQNGYTMANLAVRKQFNEGRIRTLGANISRAVSGNTGDDKTLSGGAYAQFDTRYSTGTINVNSGADGYINTNLTANGSIGWQGKNVAASGRTDGNAGVIFNTDIENDGMLSARVNGRVFPLTGKRNYLPLSPYSRYEIELQNSKNSLESYDITRNRKSHLTLYPGNVAVIEPHVKQMVTVSGRIRAEDGTLLANAHINNHIGRTRTDDKGEFVMDVDKKYPTIDFNYGNNMSCEVALDLNKSRGAVWVGDVICSGLKTFANNIQEGDIHAS, encoded by the coding sequence ATGTTTTTTAGATGGAACTCTCCTGTATTTAGTACGCTACTAACCTCTGGAACGGCATTCGTTTTTGCTTCACTCAGCGCGAATGCCGCTATTGAAAAAGTACCGCAAATCGGCGGTGTAATTATTCCTGGGGCATTCAGTCAGGCGCTTCAGGACGGGATGAGTATCCCTCTTTTTATTCATCTGGAAGGCAGTAATAACGCCCAGAGTGATAGTCGCTTGGGTAGCGCATTTATCTGGCTGGATAAGGGTTCACTACGTATCCGGCAAATTCAGTTGGAAGAAAATGATAATAATGCCACCGTCAGCGCATCAACTCGGAAAATGCTCGCTTCACTGGAGAATGTATCGTTTGATGACGCGCTTCGCATCAATGTCACGTCCGACGCACTGTTGCAGCTTAGCCTGCGCCAACTATTACTTCAGTTGGTCGTGAAGAAAGAAGCGCTGGGCACGGTGCTCCGTTCTCGTAGTGAAGATATTGGCCAATCGAGCGTGAGCAGTGTCAGCAGCAGCCTCAACTACAATCTTGGCATTTATAACAATCAGATGCGGAATGCGCAAAGCACGACATCTAGCTATCTTTCGCTTAATGATGTCCTGTCTCTTCGTGAACACCATGTGGTGCTGGATGGGTCATTGTACGGAATAGGGACTGGGCAACAGGACCGAGAACTCTATAAAGCGATGTATGAGCGTGATTTCGCGGGGCACCGTTTTGCCGGAGGGATGCTGGACACCTGGAATTTACAATCTCTGGGACCGATGACGGCTGTTTCAGCCGGGAAAATATACGGGGCATCGTGGGGCAATCAGGCAAGTTCAACGGTATTTGATAACTCACAATCGGCCACGCCAATCATTGCTTTTTTACCTGCCGCAGGGGAAGTCCACCTATCACGGGATGGTCGTTTGTTGAGCGTCCAAAACTTCACGATGGGTAATCATGAAGTTGATACCCGTGGGCTCTCATACGGAATTTACGATGTTGATGTTGAGGTTGTCGTCAATGGTCGGGTCGTCAGCAAGCACACTCAGCGAGTCAATAAGCTGTTTAGCCGCGGTCGCGGCGCAGGTGCGCCCGTAGCCTGGCAAATTTGGGGCGGTAGTTTTCATATGGATAGCTGGTCAGAAAGTGGTAAGAAAACACGCCCGGCAAAAGAGAGCTGGTTGGCCGGTGTTTCTGGTTCGGGCGCGTTAGCAACGTTTAGCTGGGCTGCGACAGGCTATGGTTACGACAACAACGCGATTGGCGAAACCCGTATGACGCTTCCGCTCACCGAAGCAGTCAGCGTCAATCTGCAAAATATGTTGGCCAGCGACAACTCCTGGAGCAGCATCAGCAGCGTTAGCGCGACGCTTCCAGGTGGATTCAGTAGCATATGGCTAAATCAGGAAAAAACGCTTATTGGCGATAAGCTTCGGCGTAGCAGTACCGATAACCGATCTATTGGCGGCACGTTGAACCTGAATCCCCTGTGGTCGAAATTAGGCACCCTAAGCGTGAGCTATAACGACGATCGTCGTAACCAAAGCCATTATTACACTGCCGATTATTATCAAACCATCTACAGCGGAAAATTGGGTTCGCTAGGGGTGCGCGCAGGGATCCAGCGCTTCAATAACGGCGACAGAAATAGCAATGCCGGTAAATATATCGCCCTTGATTTCTCACTGCCGCTCGGGAATTGGTTCAGTACCGGGATGACCCATCAGAATGGTTACACCATGGCGAACCTCGCTGTGCGTAAACAGTTCAATGAGGGCCGCATTCGTACCTTGGGTGCCAATATTTCCCGCGCCGTGTCGGGCAATACCGGTGATGATAAAACCCTCAGCGGCGGTGCATATGCACAGTTTGATACCCGCTACTCGACTGGGACGATTAACGTCAACAGTGGCGCTGATGGCTATATCAATACCAACCTTACCGCCAATGGAAGTATCGGCTGGCAGGGTAAGAATGTCGCCGCCAGCGGTCGCACTGACGGTAATGCAGGGGTGATTTTCAATACGGATATTGAGAACGACGGTATGCTAAGCGCCAGGGTTAACGGGCGGGTATTCCCATTAACCGGCAAGCGAAATTATCTTCCGCTCTCGCCATACAGCCGTTATGAGATTGAACTACAAAACAGCAAAAACTCACTTGAGAGCTACGATATTACTCGAAATCGGAAAAGTCATTTAACCCTTTACCCAGGTAATGTGGCAGTTATTGAGCCTCACGTTAAACAGATGGTGACGGTATCAGGGCGCATCCGTGCCGAGGACGGAACGCTACTGGCAAATGCACATATCAATAATCATATCGGGCGTACTCGCACCGATGACAAAGGCGAGTTTGTCATGGATGTCGATAAAAAGTATCCCACCATTGATTTTAACTACGGTAATAATATGAGTTGTGAAGTGGCGCTGGATCTGAATAAATCCCGTGGTGCGGTTTGGGTCGGTGATGTTATTTGCAGTGGATTGAAAACCTTTGCCAATAATATTCAAGAAGGAGATATTCATGCGAGCTAA
- the ecpA gene encoding common pilus major fimbrillin subunit EcpA — MKSNVFAVALVTTFCFGTAQAADMTAQAVATWSATAKKDTTSKLVVTPLGSLSFQYAEGIKGFNSQKGLFDVAVEGDATATAFKLTSRLITNTLTQLDTSGSTLDVGVNYNGEAVEKSADTVMIDTTAGVLGGNLSSLSNGYNKAGRTTAQDSFNFSIIGGTTDGTTAVTDYSTLPEGIWSGDVSVQFDATWTS, encoded by the coding sequence ATGAAATCAAATGTATTCGCTGTGGCTCTCGTAACAACTTTCTGCTTTGGCACCGCACAGGCTGCGGATATGACTGCGCAGGCCGTCGCGACCTGGTCTGCCACCGCTAAGAAAGATACGACCAGCAAGCTCGTTGTGACGCCGCTGGGAAGCTTATCATTTCAGTATGCTGAGGGAATCAAAGGCTTTAACTCTCAGAAAGGTCTTTTTGATGTTGCCGTAGAAGGTGATGCTACAGCGACTGCATTTAAACTGACTTCGCGCCTGATCACTAACACCTTAACCCAACTGGATACTTCAGGATCCACGCTGGACGTCGGGGTTAATTATAACGGCGAAGCCGTGGAGAAATCAGCGGACACCGTGATGATTGATACTACCGCGGGTGTTTTAGGCGGCAATCTAAGCAGTCTGTCCAATGGTTACAACAAGGCGGGGCGTACCACCGCTCAGGATAGTTTCAACTTCTCTATTATCGGCGGTACCACTGACGGTACTACCGCAGTCACTGACTACAGCACTCTGCCTGAAGGGATTTGGAGCGGTGACGTTAGCGTCCAATTTGACGCGACCTGGACCAGCTAA
- a CDS encoding helix-turn-helix transcriptional regulator gives MAVLVVSDNYYYIKGLEHIAENCHCIYAPGKRIGSQARTRCEELEKDDFIIIQFSSLKGIEDFHHFCQYHCQATVIVDADIKMTSVICEVDNIFFVSSTTSVKTIDAVFKHKLSFFRKCALTEAERITMTLMLDGVAMTDISKMLGMSIKTVSFRKNKIIEKIGLINKNNFMFFGLMRFVLKAV, from the coding sequence ATGGCTGTTCTGGTTGTTAGTGATAACTATTATTACATTAAAGGATTGGAGCATATTGCGGAAAATTGTCATTGCATTTATGCCCCCGGAAAACGGATAGGAAGCCAGGCTCGTACACGATGCGAAGAACTTGAAAAAGATGACTTTATTATAATTCAATTTTCTAGCCTTAAAGGTATCGAGGATTTTCATCATTTTTGCCAGTATCACTGCCAGGCAACGGTCATTGTTGATGCTGATATAAAAATGACTAGCGTTATCTGTGAGGTTGATAATATTTTTTTTGTGTCATCCACAACAAGTGTTAAAACAATTGATGCCGTTTTTAAACATAAGCTCAGTTTTTTTAGAAAATGTGCGCTTACCGAAGCCGAGAGAATAACGATGACGTTAATGCTTGATGGTGTAGCGATGACGGATATCTCGAAAATGTTGGGGATGAGTATAAAAACGGTGAGTTTTCGCAAAAATAAAATCATCGAAAAAATAGGCTTGATTAATAAAAATAATTTCATGTTCTTTGGTTTGATGAGGTTTGTTTTAAAAGCGGTGTGA
- a CDS encoding winged helix-turn-helix domain-containing protein, translating into MEKFYIVEHKLIYDAETHTLTSTANNERIALAIPASLCFRLLIKKQGHIVTQAELLHEAWGERGMNVTQNTLHQNISLLRKALSRLSVDASIIQTLPKRGFMIADSIDIVDQDYFDDINTEPIIQIEESPLISIKPNIPIVELEPPVECAQTPAKMSATSILMRYKYFVIIFFILLIALGSCYSKKQIENPFSSYLKLIHLKGCDVYRNNDLQDNNYYLAMVKKYQLDCLPGKVAYITNNYPSSRVSFIICRRPITSNGKSFCTSTYYLK; encoded by the coding sequence ATGGAAAAATTTTACATCGTCGAACACAAACTTATTTATGATGCTGAAACACACACATTAACCTCGACCGCAAACAATGAGCGTATCGCGTTGGCGATTCCAGCGAGTCTGTGTTTCAGGCTGCTGATTAAAAAGCAGGGGCATATAGTGACTCAGGCCGAGCTATTACATGAAGCCTGGGGTGAAAGAGGAATGAATGTTACACAGAATACATTACATCAAAATATTTCATTGTTAAGAAAGGCATTATCGCGCTTGAGTGTTGATGCATCTATCATACAAACGCTACCTAAACGTGGTTTTATGATAGCGGATAGTATCGATATCGTGGACCAGGATTACTTTGATGATATTAATACTGAACCTATTATCCAGATTGAGGAAAGTCCCCTCATTTCAATTAAGCCAAACATTCCCATCGTAGAGCTAGAGCCTCCTGTTGAGTGCGCTCAAACTCCTGCGAAAATGTCAGCCACATCAATACTAATGAGGTATAAGTACTTCGTAATAATATTTTTTATTTTATTGATAGCGTTGGGCTCCTGCTACAGTAAAAAGCAGATTGAAAATCCTTTTTCTTCATACTTGAAATTGATCCATCTAAAGGGATGTGATGTATACAGGAATAATGATTTGCAGGATAACAACTATTACCTTGCAATGGTGAAAAAATACCAACTGGATTGCTTACCAGGTAAGGTAGCCTATATCACCAATAATTATCCATCAAGCAGAGTATCCTTCATCATCTGCCGCCGACCGATAACAAGTAATGGAAAATCATTCTGCACATCAACATACTATTTGAAGTAA